The genomic DNA CCTTTGTGCCGAGCATTCCACACCAAATCTCACTCGTTAGGCCAATCCATAAGATGCCATCAAAGATCACGCTGGATTTCATGGAGGCCTTCGAAAAAAGCCTAGGCGACCTGCGCATTGGACCGAACAGCTAAATACGCAGCCAGCCTAGCGGCACGAAGCACAATCGAGCCGTTTGTCCTTTTCGCGCATACGGAAGCTCCTTGCATGATCGTCGATCAATCCCAAGGCCTGAATGAACGCAAAAACCGTCATTGATCCCAATAATTGACGGCATATGCCTGCAATACCGGCATGCTGCGCCGAAATTCAGGATAGATCTTCGTTCAGTCTAAGTGTGCAAGAATGGCTTTCAAAGCGGCGTCCGTTGCGCCCGACGTTTCGGTCAACACCGCTTTTGCCGCCGCCGCCATGTTCCTGTGCGCCGCATCGCTTTGATTTAATGCCTCGCTCAAAGTTGTCGCATCCCGCACCGTTTGCGCTGCCCCAGATTGATCCAGATCATCGTAGATACCAGCAAAATTCGCTACATCAGGACCGTGCAGAATGGCCGACCCCAATTGCGCCGCCTCGTATGGATTGTGCCCCCTGGCCGGCACCAAAGATCCGCCAATAAACGACACCGACGCCAACCGATACCAGAGCCCCAGTTCACCCATTGTGTCGGCGATATAGACCTTTGTGTCTAGCACGATCGTATCGCCAGAACTGCGCTGCGCGGTAATGAAACCCGCAGACACGCTAAGGTCGGCGATCGCGGCAGCCCGCTCGGGATGTCTTGGTGCCAGAATCAGCAGGCCTGCGTGCGATTGATGTGCCGCAAGCACGATTTCTTCTTCACCTGAATGGGTCGACGCGGCGCACCAAACAGCCCTGTCGCCAATCGCTGCGCGCAGGCGGGTCAGTTCACCTTCGTCACACGCCAGCGGTGGGCGATCTTTCTTTAGGGATCCCGTCAACACAACCTTAGACCCTGACACGCCAATGGCGCAAAGAGCATCGAACGTGGCCTTTTCTTGAACATTAATCATATCGAAACTGGACAAAACAACGCGCGCCGAGCCCGGAAACTGGGCCCAGCGGCGGGCGGTTCGGCCCGACACGCGGGCATTCAGCAACAGCCTTGGAACGGCGCGTGCACCGGCTTCTCGCAGCATCCTTGGCCACAATTCGCTCTCGATCCAGATCGCGACGTCTGGCTGCCAATGCTTCAAAAACGCGCGACTGGCCTTTACCGTGTCATAGGGCGCCATTTGGTGCAGGGCCCGTGGCGGTAACGTATCAGCAAGCAGCGCGGCAGACGTGCGGGTGGTCGATGTGATCAGCACGGTGACGTCTTTGCGCGCGTCAAGAAGCGCCAAAACCAGTGGCAGGATCGATTGCGTTTCGCCAATACTGGCCGCGTGAAGCCACACCAGTGGCCCTTTTGG from Octadecabacter antarcticus 307 includes the following:
- a CDS encoding 3-deoxy-D-manno-octulosonic acid transferase; protein product: MTAPLFSWVQRKALENGKEDPARIRERWGVADRPRPKGPLVWLHAASIGETQSILPLVLALLDARKDVTVLITSTTRTSAALLADTLPPRALHQMAPYDTVKASRAFLKHWQPDVAIWIESELWPRMLREAGARAVPRLLLNARVSGRTARRWAQFPGSARVVLSSFDMINVQEKATFDALCAIGVSGSKVVLTGSLKKDRPPLACDEGELTRLRAAIGDRAVWCAASTHSGEEEIVLAAHQSHAGLLILAPRHPERAAAIADLSVSAGFITAQRSSGDTIVLDTKVYIADTMGELGLWYRLASVSFIGGSLVPARGHNPYEAAQLGSAILHGPDVANFAGIYDDLDQSGAAQTVRDATTLSEALNQSDAAHRNMAAAAKAVLTETSGATDAALKAILAHLD